Proteins from a genomic interval of Synergistaceae bacterium:
- a CDS encoding class I SAM-dependent methyltransferase, translating into MEKLPFAEKYASNNPISRYLISHFIKSLSSLVRKVAPRSLLEIGCGEGHLAFALAQEGYSVHGLDVRANAIDLASRHARETRLESRLHFEVGDLYTFPLEPFQQELLICCEVLEHLDCPEAALKRLAELSAEYAIFSVPREPLWCFLNFCRLKYWRSLGNTPGHVNHWSENAFLSFLRARYTVLEVLTPLPWTMALCKKV; encoded by the coding sequence ATGGAAAAACTTCCTTTCGCCGAAAAATACGCCTCTAACAATCCAATCTCTCGTTACCTGATTTCTCATTTTATCAAGTCATTGTCCTCTTTGGTGAGGAAAGTCGCGCCTCGTAGCCTTCTCGAAATTGGATGCGGCGAAGGCCATTTGGCTTTTGCCTTAGCTCAAGAAGGATACTCTGTACATGGACTCGACGTGAGGGCGAACGCGATAGATTTAGCGTCTCGACACGCGCGCGAAACGCGTCTGGAGTCTCGCCTTCATTTTGAGGTGGGGGATCTCTATACTTTTCCTTTAGAACCTTTCCAGCAAGAACTTCTCATTTGTTGCGAGGTTTTAGAACATCTCGATTGTCCCGAGGCCGCTTTGAAGCGTCTCGCCGAGCTCTCCGCTGAATACGCCATTTTCAGCGTTCCGCGTGAGCCTTTATGGTGTTTTTTGAACTTCTGCCGGCTAAAGTATTGGCGTAGTCTGGGCAACACTCCCGGCCATGTCAATCATTGGAGTGAAAACGCTTTTTTGTCGTTTCTAAGGGCAAGATACACGGTGCTTGAAGTTCTGACACCTTTGCCTTGGACAATGGCACTGTGCAAAAAAGTATAA
- a CDS encoding glycosyltransferase family 2 protein: MKLIIQIPCYNEENALPIALTALPRTISEIETVEYLIVNDGSRDKTVEVARRCGAHHIVNLTKNQGLAVGFMVGLDACLKLGADIIVNTDADNQYCGADVDVLVRPILEGRADIVIGERPIDNIEHFSWLKKKLQRLGSWVVRVASNTDIPDAPSGFRAFSREAAMKMNVVSEYTYTLETIIQAGRKNMAIISVPIRTNPSLRESRLFKSIGQYIKRSIFTILRVFVMYSPLRFFLSLGLCFFGVGFLIGLRFLVLMFVYNDSAGHVQSLLLAIALILIGVQTMILGLQADLIAANRKIIEDVQYRVRQLFYDKEDKKMGEKMGKERDCNGKTSFRRKIRL; this comes from the coding sequence ATGAAATTGATCATCCAAATCCCTTGTTATAACGAAGAAAACGCTCTTCCCATCGCCTTGACCGCCTTGCCGAGAACAATTTCAGAAATCGAGACGGTTGAATATCTTATCGTCAACGACGGCAGCCGAGACAAAACGGTGGAGGTCGCTCGGCGGTGTGGCGCGCACCATATTGTCAACTTGACCAAAAATCAGGGCTTGGCTGTAGGCTTCATGGTGGGGCTCGACGCCTGTCTAAAACTAGGTGCCGACATTATCGTCAATACCGACGCGGACAACCAGTATTGCGGGGCGGATGTGGATGTCCTGGTGCGCCCCATCTTGGAGGGGAGAGCGGATATCGTCATCGGAGAGCGTCCCATCGACAATATTGAGCATTTTTCTTGGCTCAAAAAAAAGTTACAGCGCCTAGGGAGTTGGGTCGTAAGAGTGGCCTCGAACACGGATATTCCCGACGCCCCCAGCGGTTTTCGAGCGTTTTCCCGCGAAGCTGCCATGAAGATGAACGTGGTGTCGGAGTACACCTACACTTTGGAAACTATCATTCAGGCCGGGCGCAAAAACATGGCGATAATCTCGGTGCCGATCAGGACCAACCCCAGCTTGAGAGAGTCTCGATTGTTCAAGAGCATAGGACAGTACATCAAGCGTTCGATTTTTACCATCTTGCGCGTTTTCGTTATGTACAGCCCTCTGCGTTTTTTCCTGTCCTTGGGACTTTGTTTTTTCGGAGTGGGATTTTTAATCGGGTTGCGCTTTCTAGTATTGATGTTCGTGTACAATGACTCGGCAGGCCATGTGCAGTCTTTGTTGCTTGCGATCGCCCTTATTTTGATAGGCGTTCAGACAATGATTTTGGGACTTCAGGCGGACTTGATCGCTGCCAATCGGAAAATTATAGAAGATGTACAATATCGTGTACGGCAGCTTTTTTACGATAAAGAAGACAAAAAAATGGGGGAAAAAATGGGAAAGGAGAGAGATTGTAATGGAAAAACTTCCTTTCGCCGAAAAATACGCCTCTAA
- a CDS encoding phosphoethanolamine transferase, with product MNVLFFSLLIFTISTAPGPSRLYLFLCCLILWVPTIIVASYVQIYKNPLNFNTFYFIWGTNIAESGEFLQECLERFPSLPLWCLAYIFVPLPAVRGMSREVRNLKKIPIKYRWSVWGIFMVISASFLFCSNIRLFNYGFQFYKSYFRYRSERNLIIGISDANRTRIMEEDVEASAPADVKETYIVIIGESASRYHWRVYGYPRETTPFIMDRLSKNEIFCFNNVNATEISTMNSLLCALSFMDQNKGWEYYRYSIIDILNGAGFTTYWFSNNAVMGMCDTLLQVLSRNASSRKFSENRDVDLRSMQGGFITNPNDLQYDSVLLPWLEEALDENITKKAIFLHLKGSHGLYQYRYPASFNYFDTALGIESSDIRSQSNKVEIVNYYDNSIRYTDFIIDYVIKSLESRKERSWVLYFSDHGEDVFDYNEISGRDLEKVNKYMLDVPFIVWFSEEYKRVRETDLYQTYLDRPYRLDDIIYSIMDIAGLKTYLYDPSRSIFSSSYYMRARMCLGKMYLAYPPENLVNPRTVEQESKLMRWLLEGRGDL from the coding sequence GTGAACGTGTTGTTTTTTTCTTTATTGATCTTCACCATCTCGACGGCCCCTGGTCCCTCTCGGCTATATTTGTTCCTGTGCTGTCTCATATTATGGGTTCCCACGATCATCGTCGCCTCTTACGTCCAAATTTATAAAAACCCTCTCAATTTTAATACTTTCTATTTCATCTGGGGAACCAATATAGCGGAGTCAGGGGAGTTTCTGCAGGAATGCCTCGAACGTTTCCCGTCGCTCCCACTATGGTGTCTCGCTTACATCTTCGTTCCGTTGCCAGCTGTGAGGGGAATGTCGCGGGAAGTTCGGAATCTGAAAAAAATTCCCATCAAATACAGATGGAGCGTGTGGGGCATCTTTATGGTTATTAGCGCCTCTTTCCTGTTCTGCTCGAACATACGGTTGTTCAATTATGGATTCCAGTTTTATAAGAGCTATTTTCGTTATCGGAGTGAAAGAAATCTCATTATCGGCATCAGTGACGCCAATAGAACCCGAATTATGGAAGAAGATGTCGAGGCGTCCGCTCCGGCCGACGTCAAAGAAACTTACATCGTGATTATCGGCGAAAGCGCGTCGCGGTATCATTGGAGAGTCTATGGTTATCCTAGGGAAACCACGCCCTTCATAATGGATCGCCTATCGAAAAACGAAATATTTTGTTTCAATAACGTAAACGCCACGGAGATCAGCACAATGAATTCTCTATTATGCGCTTTGAGCTTTATGGATCAAAATAAGGGTTGGGAATATTATCGTTATTCAATTATCGATATCCTCAATGGAGCGGGGTTCACTACGTATTGGTTTTCCAATAACGCTGTTATGGGAATGTGCGACACTTTATTGCAGGTCCTTTCGCGCAACGCTTCTTCCCGAAAATTTTCAGAAAATCGAGACGTTGATTTGAGAAGTATGCAAGGTGGTTTTATAACAAACCCAAACGATCTGCAGTACGACTCGGTTCTATTGCCTTGGTTGGAAGAGGCTCTTGACGAAAACATAACGAAAAAAGCGATCTTTTTGCATTTGAAAGGAAGTCATGGTCTTTATCAATATCGTTATCCCGCGTCTTTTAACTATTTTGATACCGCGCTGGGTATCGAGAGCTCCGACATTCGATCTCAGTCCAACAAAGTCGAGATCGTCAATTATTACGATAATTCAATTCGCTATACGGATTTTATCATCGATTATGTTATAAAATCCTTGGAATCCAGAAAGGAACGATCCTGGGTTTTATATTTCAGCGACCACGGGGAGGATGTTTTCGATTATAACGAAATCTCTGGCCGTGACCTGGAGAAAGTCAATAAATATATGTTGGATGTTCCTTTTATCGTCTGGTTTTCAGAAGAATACAAACGCGTGAGGGAAACCGACTTGTATCAAACCTACTTGGACAGGCCCTACCGTTTGGATGATATCATTTATTCCATTATGGACATCGCTGGTTTGAAAACGTATTTATACGATCCCTCGCGAAGTATTTTCTCTTCGTCGTACTATATGAGGGCAAGAATGTGTTTAGGGAAAATGTATCTCGCTTATCCTCCAGAGAACCTTGTCAACCCCAGAACAGTGGAACAAGAGTCCAAATTGATGCGTTGGCTTCTGGAAGGCCGAGGGGATTTATGA
- a CDS encoding phosphoethanolamine transferase, with protein MSNISKKNVFYGRCLLFSFFFPIVVFICNYVAFPRLPGLIDKDMFQDLLIGGSINALFLLPGMILPILILPCMLLLYGGVVLPTLIYSGYMITFRSLFDYEVSKFVWNTNWNEAYEFLAARLPFFAWGALLFVVFFPFVLMVWVLRAPKPANTAKRMFCLLPLVLGVVFYEGYFMRLHPQEKTRTWLDNNVRVYFFRYYAREFYKYKNMDDYEKSLLRLMTQQPKEHFPLTGLKRTSDREFDGEIVGLVLVGESATRIHHGIYGYFRDTTPRLQAISSDLLIFDKAEAVASATTRALLGAFSFLDNQRGYLIDYTCSIFDILNEANFKTFWLTNSVIESIIAFSGADAFVRLINSNVQRYEDVNIADEKGKYLDGATLPLFRDILASSRSNKGIFVHFNGSHMHYVNRYPSEFSRFRDYPDDPRRPWLSPAKKNLIDQYDNSILYTDYIIAEFIEAIKDRGGASFVLYFSDHGEEVYDTQDFFGRVDKRVEKTPSIMKIPLILWLSDEYKTRFPEIAETARTNQHKDFVLDDLFWTMIDLYDLTFDGFRPDKSIVNKAYVPANVNSH; from the coding sequence GTGTCCAATATTTCAAAAAAAAACGTTTTTTACGGTAGGTGTCTTTTGTTCTCTTTTTTCTTTCCCATCGTTGTCTTCATCTGCAATTACGTGGCGTTTCCCCGCCTTCCGGGTCTTATTGACAAAGATATGTTTCAGGATTTATTGATAGGCGGCTCGATTAACGCGCTATTTTTATTGCCCGGCATGATTCTTCCCATATTGATTCTCCCCTGTATGCTTCTTCTTTATGGAGGTGTCGTGCTTCCTACCTTGATTTACAGCGGATACATGATCACATTCAGGTCGCTTTTCGACTACGAGGTTTCCAAGTTCGTCTGGAATACCAACTGGAATGAGGCCTATGAATTTTTGGCGGCTCGTCTCCCCTTTTTTGCCTGGGGAGCGCTTTTGTTTGTCGTATTTTTCCCATTCGTTCTCATGGTTTGGGTATTGCGCGCTCCAAAGCCAGCCAACACCGCAAAACGGATGTTCTGTTTGCTTCCTCTGGTTTTGGGCGTCGTTTTTTATGAGGGATATTTTATGCGGCTTCATCCGCAGGAAAAGACGCGAACTTGGCTGGATAACAATGTGCGCGTTTATTTTTTTAGATACTACGCCAGAGAATTTTATAAATATAAAAACATGGATGATTATGAAAAATCCCTGTTGCGGCTCATGACGCAGCAACCCAAAGAACACTTCCCTTTGACGGGCCTCAAACGCACCTCAGATAGAGAGTTCGATGGAGAAATTGTCGGGCTTGTTCTGGTGGGCGAGTCCGCCACGAGAATTCATCATGGAATTTATGGTTATTTTCGCGATACGACGCCAAGGCTCCAGGCCATCAGCTCGGACTTGCTGATCTTCGATAAAGCCGAAGCTGTCGCGTCGGCTACTACGCGCGCTTTACTCGGAGCTTTCAGTTTTCTGGACAATCAGCGAGGTTATTTAATAGACTATACTTGTTCGATTTTCGATATTTTGAACGAGGCGAATTTCAAAACGTTCTGGTTGACGAATTCTGTTATAGAAAGCATCATCGCTTTTTCGGGAGCGGACGCTTTTGTCCGGCTAATAAACTCCAATGTACAACGATACGAAGACGTGAACATTGCTGATGAAAAAGGGAAATATCTGGATGGCGCCACTCTGCCCTTATTCAGGGATATTTTAGCGTCTTCGCGCTCCAATAAGGGAATTTTTGTCCACTTCAACGGTAGCCACATGCATTACGTTAATCGTTATCCCTCGGAATTTTCGCGTTTCAGAGATTACCCTGACGATCCTCGACGCCCTTGGCTCTCTCCGGCTAAGAAAAACCTTATAGACCAATACGATAATTCGATACTGTATACCGACTACATTATCGCCGAGTTCATAGAAGCGATAAAGGATCGAGGCGGAGCTTCTTTCGTTCTGTATTTCTCTGATCATGGAGAAGAGGTTTACGACACCCAGGATTTTTTCGGACGCGTCGATAAAAGGGTAGAGAAAACACCTTCGATTATGAAAATTCCTTTGATTCTTTGGCTTTCCGATGAATACAAGACACGTTTTCCAGAGATTGCGGAGACGGCGAGGACGAATCAGCACAAAGATTTTGTGCTAGACGACCTCTTTTGGACAATGATTGATCTTTATGATTTGACTTTCGACGGTTTCAGACCTGACAAAAGTATTGTTAACAAAGCTTATGTACCGGCAAATGTGAACTCACATTGA
- a CDS encoding prepilin-type N-terminal cleavage/methylation domain-containing protein has protein sequence MMKVRKGFTLVELLIVIVIIGILAAAMLLSSSSATASAEAANIISELRNLKAATMMFFADSMDAVNRGDADTVINASGSAKTLLGKYMDNPEKISDLYMFKQGTSGGAKKWFVGFDLTNATSELKEKLQGKAKSTGLLGSAGVSSLPGLTSAFEVSDKMIWVVAR, from the coding sequence ATGATGAAAGTGCGTAAAGGTTTTACATTGGTGGAGTTATTAATCGTTATCGTTATTATTGGAATTTTGGCGGCTGCAATGTTGCTCTCTAGCTCTTCAGCAACGGCCTCTGCGGAAGCGGCCAATATCATCAGTGAGCTTCGTAACTTGAAGGCAGCGACGATGATGTTTTTCGCAGATAGTATGGACGCTGTGAACAGGGGAGACGCGGACACGGTTATCAATGCCTCCGGCAGTGCGAAGACTCTTTTGGGTAAGTACATGGATAATCCCGAAAAAATCAGTGATCTTTATATGTTTAAGCAAGGGACTTCAGGCGGCGCGAAAAAATGGTTTGTGGGTTTCGATCTGACGAACGCCACGAGCGAGCTGAAGGAGAAACTGCAGGGTAAGGCGAAATCCACGGGGCTTTTGGGGAGTGCTGGGGTATCGAGCCTTCCAGGGCTGACCAGCGCTTTCGAAGTGTCTGATAAAATGATTTGGGTAGTGGCGCGTTAG
- a CDS encoding prepilin-type N-terminal cleavage/methylation domain-containing protein, which yields MKKHKGFTLVELLIVIVIIGILASSMLLSSSSATASAEAANIVSELRNLKAATMMFFADSMDAVNRGEANSVINSGNSAKILLGKYIDNPEKISTLYLFRQTNVSTGSKWFVGFDLTNATSELKEKLQGRAAATGLYGTSGTSCPTDLGGSGIFKVSDKVVWVVAR from the coding sequence GTGAAGAAACATAAGGGTTTTACGTTGGTGGAGTTGTTGATCGTGATCGTGATTATCGGTATTTTGGCTTCGTCGATGTTGCTCTCCAGCAGCTCGGCTACCGCTTCGGCGGAAGCGGCCAACATCGTCAGCGAGCTTCGTAACCTGAAGGCGGCAACCATGATGTTTTTCGCGGATAGCATGGACGCGGTGAACAGAGGAGAGGCGAATTCGGTTATCAATTCCGGCAACAGTGCAAAGATACTTTTGGGAAAGTACATAGATAATCCCGAAAAAATTTCGACGCTCTATTTATTCAGGCAAACTAATGTGAGTACTGGAAGCAAGTGGTTTGTGGGTTTTGATCTGACAAACGCTACGAGCGAACTCAAGGAAAAACTACAGGGTCGGGCGGCGGCGACGGGACTTTATGGCACAAGTGGTACTTCATGCCCTACAGACCTTGGTGGCAGTGGCATTTTTAAAGTGAGCGATAAGGTCGTATGGGTGGTAGCCCGTTAG
- a CDS encoding type II secretion system F family protein, producing MNFRYKARAADGKIVEGLLEADNQGVALDSLRQKGMLPLSVNQAGRGGAAVTANKRTMTLFDKMQRIGTVPSKTKMVFFRQLATMIQAGLSLTMALDIVSEQEKNLIFRDTVNAVKNGIDQGLPMSQVMRQQPVFNQMMVSLVQAGEEGGILDSALDRVAGLLEKQAALTSKIKSAMFYPAFVMTFAVSVVVVFIAFILPKFKEVFGGMGIELPMLTQMMFDFGDFCGEEWPMILGFTFIVIISFIWMCTSKTTKPMMDAFKLKMPVIKGLVFKSVMARSTQTLASLVSAGVPILRGLEMAKEVAGNILISRGFGELLEAAKRGSNLGDAARGAKIFPILVCQMIRIGEETGHLDGMLEKVATWYDQELDEQIKAMTSLMEPIMIIFVGGIVALIAMAIFGPITSAMSQMG from the coding sequence ATGAATTTCAGATATAAAGCACGTGCTGCGGACGGTAAGATTGTAGAGGGACTTTTGGAAGCTGACAACCAAGGGGTCGCCTTGGATTCCCTGAGACAGAAAGGGATGCTGCCCTTGTCCGTCAACCAGGCTGGGCGAGGGGGGGCGGCGGTGACCGCCAACAAGCGGACAATGACCTTATTCGACAAAATGCAGCGCATCGGCACCGTTCCGTCCAAAACGAAGATGGTCTTCTTCCGCCAGTTGGCGACGATGATTCAAGCGGGACTCAGTTTGACCATGGCCCTCGATATCGTGTCAGAACAGGAGAAGAACCTGATCTTCCGCGACACTGTCAACGCCGTCAAAAACGGTATCGATCAGGGATTGCCAATGAGCCAGGTGATGAGACAGCAGCCGGTTTTCAACCAGATGATGGTCTCTCTGGTCCAGGCGGGGGAAGAAGGTGGTATTTTAGACAGCGCCCTGGATCGGGTGGCGGGGTTGCTGGAGAAACAGGCGGCGTTGACAAGCAAGATCAAATCGGCGATGTTCTATCCCGCTTTCGTAATGACCTTCGCCGTCAGCGTCGTGGTGGTGTTCATCGCTTTCATTTTGCCCAAATTCAAAGAGGTTTTCGGTGGCATGGGGATCGAACTACCCATGCTGACCCAGATGATGTTCGACTTCGGGGATTTCTGCGGAGAAGAATGGCCCATGATCTTGGGGTTTACTTTTATTGTGATTATTTCCTTCATTTGGATGTGCACAAGCAAAACGACAAAGCCGATGATGGACGCTTTCAAACTGAAAATGCCTGTCATTAAAGGCTTGGTGTTCAAATCCGTTATGGCGCGATCGACCCAGACCCTGGCCTCATTGGTCTCGGCCGGCGTTCCTATCCTGCGCGGCTTGGAGATGGCAAAGGAAGTGGCGGGAAACATCCTGATCTCCAGAGGGTTCGGGGAACTTCTGGAGGCGGCTAAACGGGGAAGCAACCTGGGAGACGCCGCCCGAGGCGCCAAGATATTCCCCATCCTGGTCTGTCAAATGATCCGCATTGGAGAGGAAACGGGACATTTGGACGGGATGCTGGAGAAGGTGGCCACGTGGTACGATCAGGAGTTAGACGAACAAATCAAGGCCATGACCTCCTTGATGGAACCCATCATGATCATCTTTGTGGGCGGTATCGTGGCTCTAATCGCTATGGCTATCTTTGGACCTATTACTTCCGCTATGTCTCAGATGGGATAA
- a CDS encoding type IV pilus twitching motility protein PilT, translated as MPADLRALLGEVIKRNASDLHISVGVPPAMRMDGGLRYEEEVGPLTAYDVEQALQTILTSEQMEKYRESNELDFSFTYKALGDLEARFRGNAYFESRNMAAAFRLIPLNIRSIDDLSLPPVLKEISKRRRGLFLVTGPTGHGKSTTLAAILNEINNTRYDHIITIEDPIEYVYRSAKCLVHQREIGTDTESFSEGLRRALRQDPDVLLIGELRDLDTISAAITASETGHLVFGTLHTQDAAQSIDRIIDVFPPHHQTQIRIQLSTVLAGICSQQLIPKGKESGGGRICSTELLIANPAVRNCIREGKTNQIKTLIQTGVNVGMHTMEQSLAVFVKNKILSLDAALTYAYDPKDLQRILLEQQGGR; from the coding sequence TTGCCAGCGGATTTGAGAGCCTTGTTGGGTGAGGTCATTAAAAGAAACGCCAGTGATTTGCATATTAGCGTGGGAGTGCCGCCCGCGATGCGCATGGACGGGGGGTTACGCTACGAGGAAGAAGTAGGGCCTCTGACGGCCTATGACGTAGAGCAAGCCTTACAAACGATCCTGACCAGCGAACAAATGGAGAAGTATAGAGAATCTAACGAGCTGGATTTCAGCTTTACCTACAAAGCGTTGGGGGATCTTGAAGCCCGTTTCAGAGGCAACGCTTATTTCGAGTCGCGCAATATGGCGGCGGCCTTTCGTCTGATTCCCTTGAACATTCGATCCATCGACGATCTGAGCCTGCCTCCCGTCTTAAAAGAGATCAGCAAGCGCCGCAGAGGGCTTTTTTTGGTGACGGGACCCACAGGACATGGCAAGAGCACAACTTTGGCGGCGATCCTGAACGAGATCAACAATACTCGTTACGATCACATCATTACCATAGAGGACCCCATTGAATACGTATACCGGTCGGCGAAGTGTCTGGTGCACCAGAGGGAGATTGGCACCGACACGGAAAGCTTCTCCGAGGGTCTGAGGCGCGCGCTGCGCCAGGACCCGGATGTCCTTCTGATAGGGGAGTTGCGCGACTTGGACACCATCAGCGCCGCCATTACCGCTTCGGAGACGGGACATTTGGTTTTCGGCACGCTGCACACCCAAGACGCGGCCCAGTCCATCGACCGTATCATCGATGTTTTTCCTCCTCACCACCAAACGCAGATTCGGATCCAATTATCCACCGTTCTGGCGGGGATTTGTTCGCAACAGTTGATTCCGAAGGGAAAGGAAAGCGGAGGGGGGCGCATTTGTTCCACGGAACTGCTGATCGCGAATCCGGCGGTCCGAAACTGTATCCGGGAGGGCAAGACCAACCAGATCAAGACTTTGATTCAAACAGGGGTCAATGTAGGGATGCACACCATGGAACAAAGTTTGGCCGTGTTTGTCAAGAACAAGATTTTGTCCTTGGATGCCGCCTTGACCTATGCCTATGATCCAAAAGATTTACAGCGCATTTTACTAGAACAGCAGGGTGGACGTTGA
- the tadA gene encoding Flp pilus assembly complex ATPase component TadA, with protein sequence MRSQPKLGDILLQAGVITESQLMEALKKQKYTGKRLGELLITDGIITEIKLAEALSKQLKLPMFTLTRYRPMPEAIKSVPRHVSERLQLIPLSIVEGDILLVAMTNPLDLLAQDEVRILTGRDVKVGITTPTEIRDNLDRLYNLQGNLEDAIVEIYGDSDLPQENVAEANVDDAPVIQLVSNVLDQAVREGASDIHVEPYEKTARIRYRVDGALYTAFDYPVALHPAVSARMKIMAGMDIAERRKPQDGRILIKVSGRRIDLRVSSLPTMNGEKMVLRILDQESSAVGLERLGLEPDDMEKIDIFCGTPWGIMLVTGPTGSGKSTTLYSILEKINQPDVNIVTVEDPVEFTVAGINQVHVNEKAGLTFESALRSILRQDPDKVMVGEIRDQKTAQIAIRAALTGHFVLSTLHTNDAPSAATRMVDMGVANFLVSASLSGVVAQRLVRKLCPFCKEEYEMDLNMCDALEVPHGSHAWKAKGCNECRQGYKGRKGIYEIMMVDDDLRKMILEGASNIAIRAEAIAKGMKTLRRSGINNALVGLTSIEEVFATTL encoded by the coding sequence ATGCGTTCTCAACCCAAGCTAGGCGATATTTTGCTGCAAGCGGGGGTCATCACCGAGTCCCAGTTGATGGAAGCGCTTAAAAAGCAAAAATATACAGGCAAGCGTTTAGGGGAACTTTTAATCACTGACGGCATCATCACAGAGATCAAATTGGCGGAGGCCTTGTCGAAGCAGCTCAAGCTGCCCATGTTTACCCTCACGCGTTATCGTCCTATGCCGGAGGCCATCAAATCCGTTCCCCGTCACGTGTCCGAGCGCTTGCAGTTGATACCGCTCTCCATCGTTGAGGGGGATATATTGCTAGTCGCTATGACCAATCCTTTGGATCTTTTGGCCCAGGACGAGGTTCGTATACTCACGGGACGCGACGTGAAAGTGGGCATCACAACACCTACGGAGATTCGCGACAACCTAGACAGACTCTACAACCTTCAGGGCAACCTGGAAGACGCCATTGTGGAAATTTACGGTGACAGCGACCTGCCTCAGGAGAACGTGGCGGAGGCTAACGTCGACGACGCGCCGGTCATTCAGTTGGTCAGCAACGTCCTGGACCAGGCGGTCCGGGAGGGAGCTTCGGACATTCACGTAGAACCCTATGAAAAAACAGCCCGTATACGTTATCGCGTGGACGGAGCTTTGTACACAGCCTTCGATTATCCAGTGGCACTACACCCAGCCGTTTCCGCCCGCATGAAAATCATGGCAGGCATGGACATCGCCGAGAGAAGAAAACCCCAGGATGGGCGTATTTTGATAAAAGTATCAGGTCGGCGGATAGACCTTCGCGTCAGTTCGCTGCCCACGATGAACGGCGAAAAAATGGTTTTACGTATTCTGGACCAGGAAAGCTCGGCGGTGGGACTCGAAAGGTTGGGGCTGGAGCCCGACGATATGGAGAAAATCGATATTTTCTGCGGGACTCCTTGGGGAATCATGCTGGTTACGGGACCGACGGGGAGCGGCAAGTCCACGACCCTCTATTCCATACTCGAAAAAATCAATCAGCCCGACGTGAATATCGTCACGGTGGAGGACCCCGTGGAGTTCACAGTGGCCGGCATCAACCAGGTACACGTCAACGAGAAGGCGGGCTTGACCTTCGAGTCCGCGTTGCGTTCCATTTTGCGTCAAGACCCCGACAAGGTCATGGTGGGGGAAATCCGTGACCAGAAGACCGCCCAAATCGCCATCAGGGCAGCTCTCACGGGACACTTCGTTCTTTCCACCCTGCACACGAACGACGCGCCCAGCGCCGCCACGCGTATGGTGGATATGGGGGTGGCTAACTTCCTGGTTTCGGCCTCGCTTTCCGGCGTCGTCGCTCAAAGGTTGGTCCGAAAGCTCTGTCCATTCTGTAAGGAGGAGTATGAGATGGACCTCAACATGTGCGACGCTCTGGAGGTTCCTCACGGTTCCCACGCTTGGAAAGCCAAGGGATGCAACGAATGCCGGCAAGGTTATAAGGGGAGAAAGGGTATTTACGAGATTATGATGGTAGATGACGACCTGAGAAAGATGATTTTGGAAGGGGCTAGCAATATCGCTATTCGCGCCGAGGCTATTGCCAAAGGAATGAAGACGCTCCGAAGATCGGGCATCAACAACGCTTTGGTTGGCTTGACCAGCATAGAAGAGGTCTTCGCGACGACTCTCTAG